One window of Sardina pilchardus chromosome 2, fSarPil1.1, whole genome shotgun sequence genomic DNA carries:
- the rorcb gene encoding RAR-related orphan receptor C b: protein MRAQIEVIPCKICGDKSSGIHYGVITCEGCKGFFRRSQQNNAMYSCSRQRNCLIDRTNRNRCQHCRLQKCLALGMSRDAVKFGRMSKKQRDSLYAEVQKHQKSQAERLSGLSGGGAVMAGGQGMAREDSGEEGGNSRSYSGSGGSSTTTLSDLDDIAALPDMLFDLPLTPEEASEYCSGLEMLGGGGCGGGSAGSSGSSNQSSPEPSSMDSGDGGSPMVKHEYQMLPEMGVLTHSPLGALPDDCSLLDIERITQNVVKSHLETCQYGADELKKLTWSQYTLEETRHFQCKSAEWMWPRCALHITHAIQYVVEFAKRINGFMDLCQNDQIILLKAGCLEVLLIRVCRAYNSSNNTMFFDGKFASPQLFKALGCDDLVNAVFDLAKGLSRLQLSEEEMALFSAAVLLSPDRPWLTDTQQVSKLQEKVYLALQHSLHMSGASAEKLDKMVSKLPQMKSICNLHIDKLEFFRLLHPETAYSFPPLYREVFGSEISFPDSTNS, encoded by the exons CCCAAATTGAGGTGATACCTTGTAAAATCTGTGGAGACAAATCTTCAGGGATCCATTATGGCGTGATCACATGTGAAGGCTGCAAG GGCTTCTTCCGCCGCAGCCAGCAAAACAATGCCATGTACTCGTGCTCCCGGCAGAGGAACTGCCTGATCGACCGCACCAACCGCAACCGCTGCCAGCACTGCCGTCTGCAGAAGTGCCTGGCACTGGGCATGAGCCGCGATG CGGTGAAGTTCGGCCGCATGTCCAAGAAGCAGCGCGACAGCCTGTACGCCGAGGTGCAGAAGCACCAGAAGTCCCAGGCCGAGCGGCTGAGCGGCCTGAGCGGTGGCGGCGCGGTGATGGCGGGCGGCCAGGGGATGGCGCGCGAGGACAGCGGGGAGGAGGGCGGCAACAGCCGCTCCtacagcggcagcggcggctccagcaccaccaccctcagCGACCTGGACGACATCGCCGCGCTGCCCGACATGCTGTTCGACCTGCCGCTCACGCCCGAGGAGGCCAGCGAGTACTGCAGCGGCCTGGAGATGctgggcggcggcggctgcggAGGGGGCAGCGCGGGCAGCAGCGGCTCCTCCAATCAGAGCTCGCCCGAGCCCAGCAGCATGGACTCGGGAGACGGAGGGAGTCCGATGGTCAAGCACGAGTACCAGATGCTGCCGGAGATGGGCgtgctcacacactcccccctgGGGGCCCTGCCGGACGACTGCTCCCTGCTGGATATAG aGCGAATCACACAAAACGTGGTCAAGTCCCACCTGGAAACGTGTCAGTACGGCGCAGACGAGCTGAAGAAGCTCACATGGAGTCAGTACACACTTGAGGAGACACGCCACTTCCAGTGCAAG TCTGCAGAGTGGATGTGGCCCCGCTGTGCCCTGCACATCACCCACGCCATCCAGTACGTGGTGGAGTTCGCCAAGCGCATCAACGGCTTCATGGACCTGTGCCAGAACGACCAGATCATCCTGCTCAAAGCAG GCTGCCTGGAGGTTCTGCTGATCCGTGTGTGCCGCGCATACAACTCCTCTAACAACACTATGTTTTTCGACGGCAAGTTTGCCAGTCCCCAGCTCTTCAAGGCTCTAG gctgtGATGACCTTGTAAACGCTGTGTTTGACTTGGCCAAAGGCCTGAGCCGCCTTCAGCTGTCGGAGGAGGAGATGGCGTTGTTTAGCGCTGCTGTCCTGCTATCCCCAG aTCGGCCTTGGCTGACAGACACCCAGCAGGTCAGCAAGCTGCAGGAGAAAGTTTACCTGGCATTGCAGCACAGTCTACACATGTCTGGAGCATCTGCAGAAAAACTGGATAAG ATGGTTTCAAAGCTTCCTCAGATGAAGTCGATCTGCAATCTCCACATTGACAAGCTGGAGTTTTTCCGCCTGCTTCACCCTGAGACAGCCTACAGCTTTCCTCCACTCTACCGGGAAGTGTTTGGCAGTGAAATCTCCTTTCCCGATTCCACCAACAGCtaa